The Mercurialis annua linkage group LG8, ddMerAnnu1.2, whole genome shotgun sequence genome window below encodes:
- the LOC126660576 gene encoding abscisate beta-glucosyltransferase-like, which translates to MESNSSPVKMFFFPFVGGGHQIPMIDIARTFASHGAKSTIVTTPNHALSFQKSISRDQTSGQTIFIHILKLPDNVDIADTDMSAGPFTDTSILQEPFLNLLRESRPDCIVHDVFHRWCANAVDGTGIPRITFSGNACFPKCVQESMKRDKPHEKVSSDYEPFVVGGLPDKIELTRSQLSTFERYPEVQENRHIVKMINPDKKSFGVVVNSFYELEPAYVEFFRKEMGNNAWLVGPVSLCNRNIQDKAERGQKTTMDEQTILSWLDGKEHNSVLYISFGSLARLAPAQLLEIAHGLEASNHHFIWVVGKIFKSTDEEQENLLPRGFEDRIRESQKGLIIKGWAPQLLILEHKALGGFVTHCGWNSTLEGVSCGLPMITWPITAEQFTNEKLITDVLKIGVKVGNMEWWSFKDPPRVTVQRDQVEAAVKRLMGGSEESAEMKRRAKELGEKAKRAVEEGGSSYKDTEALIRKLKSLGKN; encoded by the coding sequence ATGGAGTCGAACTCGAGTCCAGTTAAAATGTTCTTCTTCCCATTCGTAGGTGGAGGTCACCAAATCCCCATGATCGACATAGCGAGAACCTTCGCTTCTCACGGTGCCAAATCCACAATCGTAACCACACCAAACCACGCTCTTTCCTTCCAAAAGTCTATCTCCCGTGACCAAACCTCTGGTCAGACAATCTTCATCCACATTCTTAAGCTACCGGATAATGTCGATATAGCTGATACAGACATGTCTGCAGGTCCTTTCACCGATACTTCAATACTTCAAGAACCTTTCTTGAATCTCTTACGTGAATCCAGACCCGATTGTATCGTTCACGACGTGTTTCATCGTTGGTGTGCTAATGCTGTTGATGGTACTGGTATTCCGAGAATTACTTTCAGCGGAAATGCGTGTTTTCCTAAATGTGTTCAAGAAAGTATGAAACGGGATAAGCCTCATGAGAAAGTAAGCTCGGATTATGAGCCTTTTGTTGTTGGAGGTCTTCCGGATAAGATTGAATTGACTCGATCTCAGCTATCGACCTTTGAAAGATATCCAGAAGTTCAAGAGAACCGTCATATAGTAAAGATGATTAATCCTGACAAGAAAAGTTTTGGAGTTGTAGTGAATAGTTTCTATGAATTGGAGCCAGCTTACGTCGAATTCTTCCGGAAAGAAATGGGGAACAACGCGTGGCTTGTTGGACCTGTTTCGTTGTGTAACAGGAACATACAAGATAAAGCTGAGAGAGGTCAGAAGACAACAATGGATGAGCAAACCATTTTGAGCTGGCTTGACGGTAAAGAACATAATTCGGTTCTTTACATCAGTTTCGGAAGCTTAGCTCGTTTAGCTCCCGCACAACTCCTCGAGATCGCTCATGGTCTCGAGGCTTCTAACCATCATTTCATTTGGGTGGTTGGAAAGATCTTCAAATCCACCGACGAAGAACAAGAAAATTTGCTTCCCAGAGGATTTGAAGATCGAATCCGAGAATCCCAGAAGGGACTAATCATTAAAGGTTGGGCGCCGCAGTTGCTAATACTAGAGCATAAAGCTTTAGGAGGATTTGTAACTCACTGTGGGTGGAATTCGACTCTTGAAGGAGTGAGTTGCGGATTACCGATGATAACATGGCCAATTACGGCAGAGCAGTTCACGAACGAGAAGCTGATTACTGATGTGTTGAAGATCGGGGTGAAGGTAGGAAATATGGAGTGGTGGTCATTCAAGGATCCACCACGGGTAACCGTGCAAAGAGACCAGGTAGAGGCAGCAGTGAAAAGACTAATGGGCGGTAGCGAGGAATCAGCTGAGATGAAAAGAAGAGCTAAAGAGCTCGGGGAGAAAGCCAAACGAGCTGTTGAAGAAGGTGGATCATCTTACAAGGACACAGAGGCTTTAATTCGGAAACTCAAATCACTAGGGAAAAACTGA